The following proteins are encoded in a genomic region of Deinococcus arcticus:
- a CDS encoding peptidylprolyl isomerase, translating to MKHAALILTALLALTACQPKEEATTTTTETTTETETKPDTAPAETETPAETETPAETDTNAAETATEAVTAPGPVPAGYTAVAELSKAPVREFKAEPELSLEEGKDYYALIDTNRGQMLADLYEQETPVTVNNFVFLARHHYFDGIRFHRVINEFMAQSGDPKSVDEAKKAEWGTGGPGYQFADEFRTRLTFDSAGILAMANSGPATNGSQFFITFAPTEGLNGKHTIFGKVVTGDDVLPKLTRTSDTSSGSETPVEGAVADKIISVRILTKG from the coding sequence ATGAAACACGCTGCCCTGATCCTGACTGCCCTGCTTGCCCTGACTGCCTGCCAGCCCAAGGAAGAGGCGACCACCACAACCACGGAAACCACCACCGAGACCGAAACCAAGCCAGACACGGCACCGGCTGAGACGGAGACCCCGGCCGAGACGGAGACCCCGGCCGAGACCGACACCAACGCGGCCGAAACCGCCACCGAAGCGGTGACCGCTCCCGGTCCGGTGCCGGCGGGCTACACCGCCGTGGCCGAACTCAGCAAGGCGCCTGTGCGCGAGTTCAAGGCCGAGCCGGAACTGAGCCTGGAAGAGGGCAAGGACTACTACGCCCTGATTGACACCAACCGGGGCCAGATGCTGGCCGACCTGTACGAGCAGGAAACCCCGGTCACCGTCAACAACTTCGTGTTTCTGGCGCGCCACCACTACTTCGACGGCATTCGCTTTCACCGCGTGATTAACGAGTTCATGGCGCAGTCCGGCGACCCCAAAAGCGTGGACGAGGCCAAGAAGGCCGAGTGGGGCACCGGCGGTCCCGGCTACCAGTTTGCCGACGAGTTCCGCACCCGCCTGACCTTCGACTCGGCCGGGATTCTGGCCATGGCCAACAGCGGCCCGGCCACCAACGGCAGCCAGTTCTTCATTACCTTTGCGCCCACCGAGGGCCTGAACGGCAAGCACACCATTTTCGGCAAGGTGGTCACCGGAGACGACGTGCTGCCGAAGCTGACCCGCACCAGCGACACCAGCAGCGGCTCCGAAACGCCCGTGGAGGGCGCCGTGGCCGACAAGATCATCAGCGTGCGCATTCTGACCAAGGGCTGA
- the cmk gene encoding (d)CMP kinase, with the protein MIVTIDGVAASGKSSVSAGVAQALGVPYISSGLLYRAATLLGLEAGVDLGQEGAVLGCLNPPPRLEPLAAGNRVWQAGRDLTPDLHSTRVDRGVSVVAARPEVRAWVDAQLRALPAPLVAEGRDMGTAVFPHAGAKFYLTASPRVRAQRRAHERPEEVDAIEAALIERDRLDTTQSAPAPDAHVIDTGALSLQGVIDAVLARLPAR; encoded by the coding sequence ATGATTGTGACCATTGACGGCGTGGCCGCCAGCGGCAAGTCCAGCGTGTCGGCCGGTGTGGCCCAGGCGCTGGGGGTGCCTTACATCAGCAGCGGCCTGCTGTACCGCGCCGCAACCCTGCTGGGTCTGGAAGCCGGCGTGGACCTGGGCCAGGAGGGCGCGGTTCTGGGCTGCCTGAACCCGCCGCCGCGCCTGGAACCGCTGGCTGCGGGCAACCGGGTGTGGCAGGCGGGGCGCGACCTGACCCCGGACCTGCACTCCACCCGCGTGGACCGGGGCGTGAGCGTGGTGGCCGCCCGCCCCGAGGTGCGCGCCTGGGTGGACGCCCAGCTGCGCGCCCTGCCCGCGCCCCTGGTGGCCGAGGGCCGGGACATGGGCACGGCCGTGTTTCCGCACGCGGGGGCCAAGTTCTACCTGACCGCCAGCCCCCGCGTGCGTGCCCAGCGCCGCGCCCATGAGCGCCCCGAGGAAGTGGACGCCATAGAGGCGGCCCTGATTGAGCGCGACCGCCTGGACACCACCCAGAGCGCTCCGGCCCCGGATGCCCACGTGATTGACACCGGCGCCCTGAGCCTGCAGGGCGTGATTGACGCGGTGCTGGCGCGGCTGCCGGCCCGGTGA
- a CDS encoding alpha/beta hydrolase family protein encodes MRRLILGAALALGLGAGYVALTQPERPGRPERSGGQLQAAPEASPPRRTTPDDAALRAAAAQPISIPALRARRYPGSALTVRRTLAPGANYTRQVVSYQSEGLRINALLTVPRGTPPPGGWPAIVFNHGYIPPDEYRTTERYVAYQDAFARAGFVTLKSDYRGHGDSEGEALGGYTDPGYTVDVLNAAASLKQDPRVNRRRLGLWGHSMGGQLSLRALLVDRELKAASLWAGVVAGYDLLSTDWNPPGGKRRTLDPLNRRYLRLLSPNAYLKDLRGRPLQLHHGTADKDVPYSFQKALADDLRAAGQPVEAYRYEGDNHNLSGNLGVALQRSVAFFKRHL; translated from the coding sequence ATGCGGCGCCTGATCCTGGGCGCGGCGCTGGCCCTGGGCCTGGGCGCGGGATATGTGGCGCTGACCCAGCCAGAAAGGCCGGGGCGCCCCGAGCGCTCAGGAGGGCAGCTCCAGGCGGCTCCTGAGGCGTCCCCGCCCCGCCGCACGACCCCCGACGACGCGGCCCTGCGCGCCGCCGCCGCGCAGCCGATCAGCATTCCGGCGCTGCGGGCCCGCCGCTACCCGGGCAGCGCCCTGACGGTGCGCCGCACCCTGGCGCCGGGCGCCAATTACACCCGGCAGGTGGTGAGCTACCAGTCCGAGGGACTGAGGATTAACGCCCTGCTGACGGTGCCGCGCGGCACGCCGCCGCCGGGGGGCTGGCCCGCCATCGTGTTCAACCACGGGTACATTCCGCCCGATGAATACCGCACCACCGAGCGCTATGTGGCCTACCAGGACGCCTTTGCCCGCGCAGGCTTCGTGACCCTGAAAAGTGACTACCGGGGTCACGGGGACAGTGAAGGCGAGGCGCTGGGCGGCTATACCGACCCCGGCTACACCGTGGACGTGCTGAACGCGGCGGCCAGCCTGAAACAGGACCCCCGCGTGAACCGGCGGCGCCTGGGGCTGTGGGGGCATTCCATGGGCGGACAACTCTCGCTGCGCGCCCTGCTGGTGGACCGGGAGCTGAAAGCGGCCTCGCTGTGGGCGGGTGTGGTGGCAGGCTACGACCTTCTGAGCACCGACTGGAACCCACCCGGCGGCAAACGGCGCACCCTGGACCCCCTGAACCGCCGCTACCTGCGCCTCTTGAGCCCGAATGCGTACCTGAAAGACCTGCGGGGCCGTCCCCTGCAACTGCACCACGGCACCGCCGACAAGGACGTGCCATACAGCTTTCAGAAAGCGCTGGCCGACGACCTGCGCGCCGCCGGGCAGCCGGTCGAGGCCTACCGCTACGAGGGCGATAACCACAACCTCAGCGGCAACCTGGGCGTGGCCCTGCAGCGCAGCGTGGCCTTTTTCAAGCGCCACCTGTAG
- a CDS encoding PadR family transcriptional regulator — protein sequence MNTREQLRMLILAVLERQPEHGYAIAQAIKSRSEGLLTAREGTLYPALHALEAEGLIQSEEHEVAGRVRREYRLTESGRRVLARSRKAWQQQVSAVQAVLGGSS from the coding sequence ATGAACACCCGTGAGCAGCTGCGCATGCTGATCCTGGCGGTGCTGGAACGGCAGCCGGAACACGGCTACGCCATCGCCCAGGCCATCAAAAGCCGCAGCGAGGGCCTGCTGACCGCCCGCGAGGGCACCCTGTACCCCGCCCTGCACGCCCTGGAAGCCGAGGGCCTGATCCAGAGCGAGGAACACGAGGTCGCCGGGCGCGTGCGCCGCGAGTACCGCCTGACTGAGAGCGGGCGCCGGGTACTCGCCCGCAGCCGCAAGGCGTGGCAGCAGCAGGTCAGTGCCGTGCAGGCGGTGCTGGGGGGGTCGTCGTGA
- a CDS encoding TatD family hydrolase, translating into MIDTHTHLDYLDDPASARGELGLSAMVCIGASPEHARNAVALAEQFPDVYATVGLHPTDAAQDSPGARAELEALSTHPRVVGIGESGLDDYWDDTQRPAQLAAFEWQLDLAARMGKPLVIHTRDKAGQDRAQQGVMDVLRAWPGVPVILHCFSGHPGLLRFGLERGEHTFFGFAGNTTYKNAAEIHAAARELPLSQMLLETDAPFLAPVPKRGKPNRPGYVRYTLEFIAALRGLDPADLERATDANARRVYGLPDTSA; encoded by the coding sequence ATGATCGACACGCACACCCACCTGGACTATCTGGACGATCCGGCCAGCGCGCGCGGGGAACTGGGCCTGAGCGCCATGGTCTGCATTGGCGCGAGCCCCGAACACGCCCGCAACGCCGTGGCCCTGGCCGAGCAATTTCCCGATGTCTACGCCACCGTGGGCCTGCACCCCACCGACGCCGCCCAGGACAGCCCAGGGGCCCGGGCCGAACTGGAAGCCCTGAGCACGCACCCGCGCGTGGTGGGCATTGGTGAAAGTGGACTGGACGACTACTGGGACGACACGCAGCGGCCCGCGCAGCTCGCCGCCTTTGAGTGGCAGCTGGACCTCGCCGCGCGCATGGGCAAGCCGCTGGTGATTCATACCCGCGACAAGGCCGGGCAGGACCGCGCCCAGCAGGGCGTGATGGACGTGCTGCGCGCGTGGCCCGGGGTGCCGGTGATCCTGCACTGCTTCAGCGGGCACCCGGGGCTGCTGCGCTTTGGCCTGGAGCGGGGCGAGCACACCTTTTTCGGCTTTGCAGGCAACACCACCTACAAGAATGCCGCCGAGATTCACGCGGCGGCCCGCGAGCTGCCCCTCTCCCAGATGCTGCTGGAAACCGACGCCCCCTTTCTGGCCCCGGTGCCCAAGCGCGGCAAGCCCAATCGCCCCGGCTACGTGCGCTACACCCTGGAATTCATTGCGGCCCTGCGCGGCCTGGACCCGGCCGACCTGGAGCGTGCCACAGACGCCAACGCCCGGCGGGTCTACGGGCTACCCGATACCTCGGCTTGA
- a CDS encoding LptA/OstA family protein, whose product MKKTASLLTLLAVAAPVLAQTGDANKRLITIQGGPRGDVRNGPLTFTGSPVKAKVSTLNIEASQAVMAAPKGIPLIEAKGKRTATFTGNVKVTRGRLTATGNGLNYDESTGQGVLDGNASATFVPEKKEDGDTVTIKAPKMSLDVDNNVSTSTGGVTLSTGTQSGRADKLVFDEDREIAQLTGSPSLTRAARGNQKELVITGQEVRALTKTKTLYVRGGVKLVQGTTTTTGDAVYYDDRKNVAYVVGNAVSVDSKSKATVKAPASGYLEQRTDLARVRALNAAYKIPTEQFKLSSEK is encoded by the coding sequence ATGAAAAAGACTGCCTCCCTCCTGACCCTGCTGGCCGTGGCCGCCCCGGTGCTGGCCCAGACGGGCGATGCCAACAAGCGCCTGATCACCATTCAGGGTGGCCCGCGCGGCGACGTGCGCAACGGCCCCCTCACCTTTACTGGCAGCCCGGTCAAGGCCAAGGTCAGCACCCTGAATATTGAAGCCAGCCAGGCCGTGATGGCCGCCCCCAAAGGCATTCCCCTGATTGAAGCCAAGGGCAAGCGCACCGCCACCTTTACCGGCAACGTGAAGGTGACCCGTGGCCGCCTGACTGCCACCGGCAACGGCCTGAACTACGACGAGAGCACCGGCCAGGGCGTGCTGGACGGCAACGCCAGCGCCACCTTTGTCCCCGAGAAGAAGGAAGACGGCGACACCGTGACCATCAAGGCGCCGAAAATGAGCCTGGACGTGGACAACAACGTCTCTACCAGCACGGGCGGCGTGACGCTCTCCACCGGCACCCAGAGCGGCCGGGCCGACAAACTGGTGTTTGATGAGGACCGTGAAATTGCCCAGCTGACCGGCAGCCCCAGCCTCACCCGCGCGGCCAGGGGCAACCAGAAGGAACTGGTGATCACCGGGCAGGAAGTGCGCGCCCTGACCAAGACCAAGACCCTGTACGTGCGCGGCGGCGTGAAACTGGTGCAGGGCACCACCACCACCACGGGCGACGCCGTGTACTACGACGACCGGAAGAACGTGGCCTACGTGGTGGGCAACGCGGTGAGTGTGGACAGCAAGAGCAAGGCCACCGTCAAGGCCCCCGCCAGCGGCTACCTGGAACAGCGCACCGACCTCGCCCGCGTGCGCGCCCTGAACGCGGCCTACAAGATTCCCACGGAACAGTTCAAGCTGAGCAGCGAAAAGTAA
- a CDS encoding LptA/OstA family protein gives MSKAGWTWTGRATLALLLGLGAGMVWAQQAPPPPAPTPPAQSSPSPQLPPEDLAPPAAGAEQSSLELVRRSEKDGKERRILIVKTGTRDDTGVFALCTPTENEPEDAPTLAVFSETDTGGVRLTIDKNVIQVPLAVVTQLPPKDEQEGSDGRVEASAGTARFLEDAPPGKTDRLSRCGVEATPKPAPSTVLVTQGRTELRGQTLVYDSADGIARIDGPITFKRSSDKDPLSGQSERIEVSVDEEKTTLVGNVVLNSDGGRISRAARVEYDDTQNVARLYGTPEQPAESVKGQDVLRAGTILYDLDRNEVRAVKAEGGTITGEFVDGEPAEGGTPAPGAAPVTPPGAR, from the coding sequence ATGAGCAAAGCAGGCTGGACATGGACAGGGCGGGCCACGCTGGCGCTGCTGCTGGGACTGGGCGCCGGGATGGTGTGGGCGCAGCAGGCGCCGCCCCCGCCCGCACCCACGCCTCCTGCTCAGTCCAGCCCGTCACCGCAACTGCCCCCGGAAGACCTGGCCCCCCCGGCGGCCGGGGCCGAGCAGTCCAGTCTGGAACTCGTGCGCCGCAGCGAGAAAGACGGCAAGGAACGGCGCATCCTGATTGTCAAGACCGGCACCCGGGACGACACGGGCGTGTTCGCCCTGTGCACGCCCACCGAGAACGAACCTGAAGACGCCCCCACGCTGGCGGTGTTCAGTGAAACCGACACCGGCGGCGTGCGCCTGACCATTGACAAGAACGTGATTCAGGTGCCGCTGGCCGTGGTCACGCAGCTGCCGCCCAAGGACGAGCAGGAGGGCAGCGACGGCCGGGTGGAAGCCAGCGCCGGTACCGCCCGCTTTCTGGAAGACGCCCCGCCCGGCAAGACCGACCGCCTGAGCCGCTGCGGCGTAGAGGCCACGCCGAAACCCGCGCCCAGCACCGTGCTGGTCACCCAGGGCCGCACCGAACTGCGGGGCCAGACCCTGGTGTACGACAGCGCCGACGGGATTGCCCGCATTGACGGCCCCATCACCTTCAAGCGCAGCAGCGACAAGGACCCCCTGAGCGGCCAGAGTGAGCGCATTGAGGTGAGTGTGGACGAGGAAAAGACCACGCTGGTGGGCAACGTGGTGCTCAATTCTGACGGGGGGCGGATCAGCCGGGCCGCGCGGGTAGAGTACGACGACACGCAGAACGTGGCGCGGCTGTACGGCACGCCAGAACAGCCCGCCGAGAGCGTCAAGGGCCAGGATGTGCTGCGCGCCGGCACCATCCTGTACGACCTGGACCGCAACGAGGTGCGCGCCGTGAAGGCCGAGGGCGGCACCATCACCGGCGAGTTTGTGGATGGAGAGCCGGCCGAGGGGGGGACGCCCGCACCGGGCGCGGCCCCAGTCACGCCCCCCGGCGCCCGCTGA
- a CDS encoding lactate/malate family dehydrogenase codes for MKVGIVGAGLVGATAAYALTLRGSCSEIVLTDVDGERARAEAQDVAHAAPVSHGARVTSGDPDELRGSAVVIVAAGANQKPGESRLDLLQKNAAIFRDLMGQVTAAAPGATLLIATNPVDVLTGLSAELAPGQPVIGSGTVLDSARFRHLVAARAGVDATHVHGYVLGEHGDSAVVAWSTAAVAGLPVAEFMAARGLPWTPEIRAQIEADTRGAAGQIIAGKRATYYGIGAALARIAERILDDRRAVLTVSAPTPEFGTSLSLPRVLGRAGVLDTIVPALTEEERAALGRSAGILREAAAALNAEPQP; via the coding sequence ATGAAGGTGGGGATCGTGGGCGCCGGACTGGTGGGCGCGACTGCCGCCTACGCCCTGACCCTGCGCGGCTCGTGCAGCGAAATCGTGCTGACCGATGTGGACGGCGAGCGGGCCCGCGCCGAGGCGCAGGACGTGGCCCACGCGGCGCCCGTGAGCCACGGGGCCCGCGTGACCAGCGGCGATCCGGATGAGCTGCGTGGTAGCGCGGTGGTGATCGTGGCGGCGGGGGCCAACCAGAAGCCCGGCGAATCCCGCCTGGACCTGCTGCAGAAGAACGCCGCCATCTTCCGCGACCTGATGGGGCAGGTCACGGCCGCCGCCCCGGGCGCGACCCTGCTGATCGCCACCAACCCGGTGGACGTGCTGACTGGCCTGAGCGCCGAACTGGCCCCCGGGCAGCCGGTGATTGGCTCGGGGACCGTGCTGGACAGCGCGCGCTTCCGGCATCTGGTGGCGGCGCGCGCCGGGGTGGACGCCACGCACGTCCACGGCTACGTGCTGGGCGAGCACGGCGACAGCGCGGTGGTGGCCTGGAGCACCGCGGCGGTGGCGGGGCTGCCGGTGGCCGAGTTCATGGCGGCGCGCGGCCTGCCCTGGACCCCGGAGATCCGCGCCCAGATTGAGGCCGACACGCGCGGGGCGGCCGGGCAGATCATCGCGGGCAAGCGCGCCACCTACTACGGCATCGGCGCGGCGCTGGCCCGCATTGCCGAGCGCATTCTGGACGACCGCCGCGCGGTGCTGACCGTCAGCGCGCCCACGCCCGAATTCGGCACCAGTCTCAGCCTGCCGCGTGTGCTGGGCCGCGCGGGCGTGCTGGACACCATTGTCCCCGCCCTGACCGAAGAGGAGCGCGCCGCCCTGGGCCGTAGCGCCGGCATTCTGCGCGAGGCCGCCGCCGCCCTGAACGCCGAGCCGCAGCCGTAG
- a CDS encoding universal stress protein — protein sequence MTQRPDGSLPGSADGFGRILVGVDFSASSQAALRLARRHFPAAQRLLVHVTDARVTAAPDLMGGVVPSLTDPALLHTMEAADAQRLQALVQEGEELAVLVGDPVTGLLDSARRWGADLIVVGTHAQSALEHFFVGSTAEKIVSRSAVPVLTVRGGAA from the coding sequence ATGACGCAGCGTCCTGACGGTTCCCTTCCTGGCTCTGCAGACGGCTTCGGGCGGATTCTGGTGGGGGTGGATTTCTCGGCGTCCTCACAGGCAGCCCTGCGGCTGGCGCGCCGCCACTTTCCGGCGGCGCAGCGCCTGCTGGTTCACGTAACCGACGCCCGCGTGACAGCCGCCCCCGATCTGATGGGCGGCGTGGTGCCCTCGCTGACCGACCCGGCCCTGCTGCACACCATGGAGGCCGCCGATGCCCAGCGGCTGCAGGCCCTGGTGCAGGAAGGCGAGGAGCTGGCGGTGCTGGTGGGCGACCCCGTGACCGGGCTGCTGGACAGTGCCCGCCGCTGGGGCGCCGACCTGATTGTGGTGGGCACCCACGCCCAGAGCGCACTGGAGCATTTCTTCGTGGGCAGCACCGCCGAGAAGATCGTCTCGCGCAGCGCCGTGCCGGTGCTGACGGTGCGCGGGGGCGCGGCATGA
- a CDS encoding MBL fold metallo-hydrolase RNA specificity domain-containing protein has product MNLQSFGAAQTVTGSMHLLTLDGRQVLIDCGLFQGGDEMEARNREEFSFDVAGLDAVILTHAHLDHVGRLPLLVQRGYRGPVYCTAPTAALAETVLLDSARLQVDGYRHDLRRARRQGHPDDTVPPPLYEEADVHRALALLRPSLSFGEPQRIAGVRVTPHRAGHILGSAYLLLEGREGRLIMSGDLGNRESGLQPDFTLPPQADAVVLESTYANRTHRAWPETLAEFSAALRDSVRQGGKILIPSFAIERTQTILHTLKTLMDSGEVPRMPVFLDSPMAARATHEYFEYGDELIPEVRDALQSGEDPFRPNTLHVVNTSAESQRINRYDGPAIILAGNGMMTGGRIQHHLKHHLWKPGTSLIIVSYQSPGSLGGRIVAGADTVRLMGEEVAVRAQVHTIGGFSAHADQDDLLAFLAPMGQPHVWLVHGEDEVMAAFLPVLAAQGLKGDIVPDRNNVDLLGAGFPGGTPPGFTATPAPAGGVVAGGE; this is encoded by the coding sequence ATGAACCTTCAGAGTTTCGGGGCGGCGCAGACGGTCACGGGCAGCATGCACCTGCTGACGCTGGACGGGCGGCAGGTGCTGATTGACTGCGGGCTCTTTCAGGGCGGCGACGAGATGGAGGCGCGCAACCGCGAAGAGTTTTCCTTCGATGTGGCCGGGCTGGACGCCGTGATTCTGACCCACGCCCACCTGGACCATGTGGGCCGCCTGCCGCTGCTGGTGCAGCGCGGTTACCGGGGCCCGGTGTACTGCACGGCGCCCACCGCCGCCCTGGCCGAGACGGTGCTGCTGGACTCGGCCCGGTTGCAGGTAGACGGTTACCGCCACGACCTCCGCCGCGCCCGCCGCCAGGGTCACCCCGACGACACCGTGCCCCCGCCCCTGTACGAGGAAGCGGACGTGCACCGCGCCCTGGCGCTGCTGCGCCCCAGCCTGAGCTTTGGCGAGCCGCAGCGTATTGCCGGTGTGCGCGTGACCCCGCACCGCGCCGGGCACATCCTGGGCAGCGCCTACCTGCTGCTGGAAGGCCGAGAGGGCCGCCTGATCATGAGCGGCGACCTGGGCAACCGCGAAAGCGGCCTGCAGCCCGACTTCACGCTGCCCCCCCAGGCCGACGCCGTGGTCCTGGAATCCACCTACGCCAACCGCACCCACCGCGCGTGGCCCGAAACCCTGGCGGAATTCAGCGCGGCCCTGCGCGACAGCGTGCGCCAGGGCGGCAAGATTCTGATTCCCAGCTTTGCCATTGAGCGCACCCAGACTATCCTGCACACCCTCAAAACCCTGATGGACAGCGGCGAGGTGCCGCGCATGCCGGTGTTTCTGGATTCGCCCATGGCGGCGCGCGCCACGCACGAATACTTTGAATACGGCGACGAGCTGATTCCCGAGGTCCGGGACGCCCTGCAGTCGGGCGAGGACCCCTTCCGGCCCAACACCCTGCATGTGGTCAACACCAGCGCCGAATCCCAGCGCATCAACCGCTACGACGGCCCGGCGATCATTCTGGCGGGCAACGGCATGATGACGGGCGGGCGCATTCAGCACCACCTCAAGCACCACCTGTGGAAGCCCGGCACCAGCCTGATCATCGTGTCCTACCAGTCGCCGGGCAGCCTGGGCGGGCGCATTGTGGCGGGCGCCGATACCGTGCGTCTGATGGGCGAGGAGGTCGCGGTGCGCGCCCAGGTGCACACCATCGGCGGCTTTTCCGCCCACGCCGATCAGGACGATCTGCTGGCCTTCCTGGCGCCCATGGGTCAGCCGCACGTGTGGCTGGTCCACGGCGAGGACGAGGTGATGGCCGCTTTCTTGCCGGTGCTGGCCGCGCAGGGCCTGAAAGGCGACATCGTGCCGGACCGGAACAATGTGGACCTGCTGGGCGCGGGGTTTCCGGGCGGTACCCCGCCGGGCTTTACCGCCACCCCGGCCCCGGCAGGCGGCGTGGTGGCCGGCGGCGAGTAG